CAAAATGATCACAGAAGCTAGATTCAATATCTATGGACGTAGCTTCATTCAGATGACGTCTTGTGTCATGTTCCTCTGCCCTGAAAATTGGACCGATTTCAAATACCCGATCCATACCGCCACTCATCAATATCTGCTTGAAGAGCTGAGGACTCTGATTCAAAAAAGCTTCCGTTGTAAAGTATGTTATAGGGAAAAGAGAAGTTCCCCCTTCTGTTGCAGTTGCCACTACCTTTGGAGTTGAAGTTTCTATAAAGTTGATCTCTGAGAGATATTTTCTTACATTCTTTAGGACTTCATGCCGTATCCTGAAAATCGCATTTGTTCCTGGTTTCCTAAGATCGATAAATCTAGAATCAAGTCTGGTATCAAGTTCTGCCTCAACTTTGCCTGTCGTATCCATTGGAAGTGGGGAATCAGCTTCATTTAGCAGATTTATCCTGGAAGGTATAATTTCAAAGCCGTTTGGTGCCTTATCAGATGCCTTTACATTACCCGTCACAGAAACGACAGATTCTCTTACAAGTCTTCGTGCTGCATTAAACAGTTCTACATCAGTTTTTTTCTTAACTAGAGTGACCTGGGCTTTTCCTTCACGGTCACGGACAACAACAAAGCAAATACCTCCAAGGTCCCTTACTTCATATACCCAGCCAGCTATAGTGACTGTTTTACCTTCGAAATTGTCTGGATTAATCTGATCTGTGTAATGTGTTCTGAGTTCATTTAGTAGCATCTATATTCACCTTTAGAATCTTTGATCACTTAAAAGCCACAATTGAAATATGAATGTTTTTATTTTTCTTGGGAGATACTGACTGACGGTCAATGCAGGCTTCTAAGAGAAAACTCACCGGCTATATTTGTTTCCATTAGCTCCAGAACAGTGTCCAT
Above is a genomic segment from Methanosalsum zhilinae DSM 4017 containing:
- the aspS gene encoding aspartate--tRNA(Asn) ligase: MLLNELRTHYTDQINPDNFEGKTVTIAGWVYEVRDLGGICFVVVRDREGKAQVTLVKKKTDVELFNAARRLVRESVVSVTGNVKASDKAPNGFEIIPSRINLLNEADSPLPMDTTGKVEAELDTRLDSRFIDLRKPGTNAIFRIRHEVLKNVRKYLSEINFIETSTPKVVATATEGGTSLFPITYFTTEAFLNQSPQLFKQILMSGGMDRVFEIGPIFRAEEHDTRRHLNEATSIDIESSFCDHFDVMEILENMISNVYSSVKQNSQKQLDELGIDLEIPEKPFLKLKYEEAIDIVNQNSEEDLVWGDDLGTSAEHIVGNDVFERTGQSHYFIIDWPTEIKPFYAMPYENNPEISKSFDLMHRTMELASGAQRIHHHTILRERIESQGLNSDSFDFYLDAFRFGMPPHAGWGIGCERLLMTMLGAENIRDVVLFPRDRRRLSP